The proteins below come from a single Metarhizium brunneum chromosome 1, complete sequence genomic window:
- the orsB gene encoding Decarboxylase orsB — MTPPLITLEEHWYSKAVFDSFDNALKKGIEKWPGAVERLLDAGDLRLKEMDLGKVSLQIISHCAAEDPSPEVCRAGNDQLAQEIAKSHERSTRFAGFAVLPMRDPEAAAKELERAVKKLGFVGALVDHKTGHGNGFCEGNEYDVLWRKAEQLAVPIYLHPSWPTEKQFQQAYAGNYSPTAAGTIGGAMFNWHSEVGHHVLRLYAAGVFDKFPKLKIIIGHFGEMIPYMLDRILEQDHRLGKTGRTFSEVYDENIWITTSGVWSLDPMRCILANTKIDHILYSVDYPFTMNERGLEWFQELEKSGLLSEEDLALIAYKNCEKLLGVKAPTKD; from the coding sequence ATGACGCCGCCTCTGATTACTCTCGAGGAGCACTGGTACTCTAAGGCTGTGTTCGACTCCTTCGACAATgccttgaagaagggcaTCGAAAAATGGCCAGGAGCAGTAGAGAGACTACTGGACGCTGGTGATCTACGCCTAAAGGAAATGGACCTTGGCAAGGTGTCTCTGCAAATCATCTCGCACTGCGCCGCTGAAGATCCCTCACCCGAAGTGTGCCGAGCTGGTAATGACCAGCTGGCACAAGAGATTGCAAAATCTCATGAAAGATCGACTCGTTTTGCAGGCTTTGCTGTTCTGCCCATGCGTGACCCtgaagccgccgccaaagagcTTGAGCGAGCTGTCAAAAAGCTTGGTTTCGTTGGTGCGTTGGTCGATCACAAGACGGGCCATGGCAACGGATTCTGTGAAGGCAACGAGTACGATGTTCTTTGGCGCAAAGCCGAGCAGCTCGCAGTGCCCATCTATCTCCACCCCTCCTGGCCCACGGAGAAACAATTTCAGCAAGCCTATGCAGGCAACTACTCGCCGACCGCCGCAGGAACTATCGGTGGTGCCATGTTCAACTGGCATAGCGAAGTTGGTCACCATGTCCTTCGATTGTACGCTGCAGGCGTGTTTGACAAGTTTCCCAAACTCAAGATTATTATCGGCCACTTTGGAGAAATGATTCCCTACATGCTGGACAGGATTCTCGAGCAGGACCATCGTCTAGGTAAAACGGGCCGAACCTTCTCAGAGGTATATGATGAGAACATCTGGATCACGACCTCTGGCGTGTGGAGCCTGGATCCCATGCGTTGCATTCTAGCAAATACCAAGATTGACCATATCCTATACAGCGTGGACTACCCATTTACTATGAATGAAAGAGGCTTGGAGTGGTTCCAAGAGTTGGAAAAGAGTGGGTTGTTGTCGGAGGaggacttggccttgatcgCGTACAAGAACTGCGAAAAGCTCCTAGGCGTCAAGGCACCCACAAAGGATTAG
- the Arp1_0 gene encoding Scytalone dehydratase-like protein Arp1: MKPNLGPSALTKFQQLRVAGVSYGCLAIAVPPQAPTSATDSPPQLRVAVKDCKGMKTSICNRAYYEMSYPAPFTAQVVQALVKDGAHVLGLTKLSSMVAREEPMDAVDCPTAFNPHGDGYQSPAGSSSGSAAALAAYDWLDCALGTDTSGSGRRPAMANGVWQFRPFHDSISLSGLCKTYAKFDTHSVFARSLDILERVITTWIPPPPIALSKSQSRSYRLIYSEDYMSEANTDQMKLIDAFIKDAEDMLPATVTQFSIRDSWKQSHPPDTCDDIEEYLDDVTRKTYYNEFYHSTDDFRKLYSGKHQGRPPYVIPFVQRRWAQGATMSTGQHEEGTRRLLVYQTWLHEQLFGDKNVETFMLLPVANTKPVYRDEVLPSPEKQSALDQLFIPPILGASDIVIPNGEIPYHSKISHQTEFPPVFANLVGAPKRDFELLRAVEIVLGKSGRANVVATGPRIFS, from the exons ATGAAACCAAATTTAGGACC CTCTGCTTTGACAAAGTTTCAGCAGCTGCGAGTTGCCGGTGTCTCATATGGCTGCCTTGCCATTGCTGTTCCACCTCAAGCACCGACGTCCGCAACCGACTCGCCACCACAACTCCGCGTTGCTGTCAAGGATTGTAAAGGCATGAAGACATCCATTTGCAACCGTGCCTACTACGAGATGAGCTATCCGGCGCCTTTTACAGCCCAAGTAGTTCAGGCGCTCGTAAAGGACGGGGCTCATGTCTTGGGTTTGACCAAGCTAAGCTCGATGGTGGCTCGAGAGGAACCCATGGACGCTGTCGACTGCCCAACAGCCTTCAACCCTCACGGAGACGGGTATCAGTCTCCTGCGGGTAGTAGCAGCGGAAGTGCTGCTGCCCTGGCGGCCTACGACTGGCTTGACTGCGCTCTTGGTACTGACACCAGCGGAAGCGGCCGTCGACCAGCAATGGCGAATGGTGTTTGGCAATTCCGGCCCTTTCACGATTCCATTTCATTGAGTGGTCTTTGCAAGACGTATGCCAAATTCGACACACACTCTGTTTTTGCTAGAAGCCTCGACATCCTGGAACGCGTCATTACAACTTGGATACCACCTCCTCCCATAGCGCTATCTAAGTCACAAAGCAGATCATATCGTCTCATCTATTCGGAGGACTACATGTCAGAGGCAAACACAGACCAGATGAAATTAATTGACGCTTTTATCAAGGACGCAGAGGATATGCTTCCAGCCACTGTTACCCAATTCTCTATCCGAGATTCTTGGAAGCAGTCACATCCTCCCGATACTTGTGACGATATTGAAGAGTATCTGGATGATGTTACACGTAAAACATACTATAACGAATTCTATCACTCCACGGACGACTTTAGAAAGTTGTACTCCGGCAAACACCAAGGTCGGCCGCCATACGTGATTCCTTTCGTTCAACGCAGGTGGGCTCAAGGCGCTACGATGTCCACTGGCCAACACGAGGAGGGTACACGACGGCTACTTGTGTACCAGACATGGTTGCATGAGCAGCTATTTGGAGACAAAAACGTTGAGACGTTCATGCTACTTCCTgtcgccaacaccaagcctGTCTATCGTGATGAGGTGTTGCCCTCCCCCGAGAAGCAATCCGCCTTGGATCAACTCTTTATTCCACCAATCCTGGGCGCCTCCGATATTGTTATCCCCAATGGAGAAATACCTTACCACTCAAAGATAAGTCACCAGACCGAGTTTCCTCCCGTGTTTGCGAATCTTGTTGGCGCGCCAAAGCGGGACTTTGAACTTTTGCGGGCCGTCGAAATCGTCTTAGGCAAGTCAGGACGTGCCAACGTAGTTGCAACTGGTCCAAGAATATTTTCgtaa
- the ZEB1 gene encoding FAD-linked oxidoreductase ZEB1 yields MSPYWNNNSCSPFLGPEMPCTLGNLASYAIDIRCAEDAITGIRFAEDNNIRLSIKNTGHDFLGRSSGGGSLALWMHNLKQVEFFDYASPLYTGPAVRVGAGVEYSEVYMAASARGYRVVGGSCPTVGLAGGFSQGGGHGPLGAAYGLAADQVLEWEVVTASGEHLALAGHGEHADLFWALSGGGGGNFAVVLSMTVRAHADGPVAGAGFSFTNPGNDTVFWGGITAWLRHLLVLHTFHRGITTVFAITAKSFALEFATLPDTNTTDTINAAMAPFVTQLSDLNISLAGSYQSNVHKDFAEHYSHWATQTYASNITLGGRLIPRSVVQDEVSGLPALVNTFRDIAHRGAVILSVAANVTNVNHIHNAVLPSWRDSLFTTTFARSLPQESTWDAILADYRQLNAWQEDLRVITPGAGTYMNEATWDNPHWKEDYFGSNYNELLAVKTKYDPRHVFWANAAVGSDEYWKATKDRRLCRI; encoded by the coding sequence ATGTCTCCTTACTGGAACAATAACTCCTGCAGCCCGTTCCTAGGTCCGGAAATGCCCTGCACCTTGGGCAATCTCGCGTCCTACGCTATCGATATTAGGTGCGCTGAGGATGCCATTACAGGCATCCGGTTCGCAGAGGACAATAATATACGTCTCAGCATCAAGAATACGGGACACGACTTTCTAGGACGCTCCTCCGGTGGGGGATCGCTGGCACTGTGGATGCACAATCTAAAGCAAGTGGAATTTTTCGACTACGCCAGTCCGCTCTACACCGGGCCGGCTGTCCGCGtgggcgccggcgtcgagtACTCGGAAGTGTACATGGCAGCCAGCGCTCGCGGATATCGAGTCGTCGGTGGCTCTTGTCCCACCGTTGGACTGGCTGGTGGTTTTAGCCAGGGCGGTGGCCATGGGCCCCTTGGTGCGGCATACGGCCTCGCTGCTGACCAGGTCCTGGAATGGGAGGTCGTGACGGCCTCGGGCGAGCATCTGGCGCTcgctggccatggtgagcaCGCGGACCTTTTCTGGGCGTTGAGTGGCGGTGGAGGCGGCAACTTTGCCGTGGTTCTCTCCATGACGGTCCGGGCACACGCCGACGGTCCTGTagccggcgccggcttctCCTTTACCAACCCCGGTAACGACACGGTGTTCTGGGGCGGCATCACGGCGTGGCTACGGCACTTGCTCGTCTTGCATACTTTTCATAGGGGCATCACCACCGTCTTTGCAATCACGGCCAAGTCGTTTGCGCTTGAGTTTGCCACACTACCTGACACAAACACAACAGACACTATTAACGCTGCCATGGCACCATTCGTCACCCAGCTCTCCGACCTCAATATCTCGTTGGCGGGCAGCTACCAGAGCAATGTCCATAAAGACTTTGCCGAGCATTACAGCCACTGGGCCACGCAGACCTACGCCAGCAATATCACACTCGGCGGCCGCCTCATCCCGCGTTCTGTAGTGCAGGATGAGGTTTCGGGGCTCCCCGCGCTTGTTAATACTTTCCGCGACATCGCCCACAGAGGCGCGGTTATCTTGTCTGTCGCTGCCAACGTCACCAATGTGAACCATATCCACAACGCTGTTTTGCCCTCCTGGCGTGACTCGCTCTTCACCACAACATTTGCGAGATCGCTGCCCCAGGAGTCCACATGGGATGCTATCCTCGCAGACTACAGGCAGCTCAACGCGTGGCAGGAGGACCTCCGCGTTATCACGCCTGGAGCAGGGACGTATATGAATGAGGCGACGTGGGATAACCCGCATTGGAAGGAGGATTATTTCGGCTCGAATTACAACGAGTTGTTGGCAGTCAAGACCAAGTATGATCCAAGGCACGTGTTTTGGGCCAATGCCGCCGTTGGGAGCGACGAGTATTGGAAGGCTACCAAGGATCGGAGGTTGTGCCGTATTTGA